Genomic segment of Kibdelosporangium phytohabitans:
GCGACGACTTCCCGCCGCGCGGTGTCCTCGGTGTTCCTGGCCGCGTCGAGGTACGCGAGGATCGACCCACCGCCGACGATCACGGCGACGATCACGACCTGCAGCACCAGCAACTGGCGGGCGAGGCTCCACTCACGCATGATCCGTAACCTCCGCGACGCGCGACCGAAATGAACACAACCGTGACCAGGGTCATATCGCCACGGATAGTCTGCACAACCACTCAGCACGACCTGCCGTCACGTCATGCCTTCCCAGGAGGCCCGTTTTGTCCACAGTTGAAGGGCGCACCCGCCGGGATCGCACCCACCTCCTCTACATCGCGGTGATCGTCGCGGTGGCCCTCGGCATCGCCTTCGGCCTCATCTGGAAAGAAACCGCGATCGAACTCAAGCCGATCGGTGACGGGTTCGTCGCCCTGATCAAGATGATGATCAGCCCGATCATCTTCTGCACGCTGGTGCTCGGCGTCGGGTCGATCAGGAAGGCCGCGCAGGTCGGCAAGGTCGGTGGCCTCGCGATCGGCTACTTCATCGCGATGTCGTTCGTGGCGCTGGCCATCGGTCTGATCGTCGGCAACATCCTGCACCCCGGTGACGGCCTGCAGCTCACCAAGGACGTCGCCAAGCTCGGACAGGCCGAGGTCAAGGTCCAGGAGGACACCACCAAGTTCATCCTCGGCATCATCCCGACCACCCTGTTGTCCGGCCTGACCAGCGGGGACGTGCTGGAAACCCTCCTGGTGGCGCTGCTGGTCGGCTTCGCGCTGCAGAGCCTCGGCAAGAAGGGCGAGCCGGTGCTGCGCGGGATCGCGCACATCCAGCGCCTGGTGTTCAAGGTCCTGTCGATGATCATGTGGCTGGCCCCGGTCGGCGCGTTCGGCGCGATCGCCGCCGTCGTCGGCAAGACGGGCACCGCGGCGCTGCAGAGCCTGCTGGTGATCATGCTCGGCTTCTACATCACGTGCGTGCTGTTCATCGCGGTCATCCTGGCCGGGATGCTGTGGCTGGTGTCCCGGGTGAACCTGTTCTCGCTGATGCGCTACCTGGCCCGCGAGTACCTGCTGATCTTCTCCACGTCGTCGTCGGAAAGCGCGCTGCCGCGGCTGATCGCGAAGATGGAGCACGTCGGCGTGAGCAAGCCGGTCGTCGGCATCACGGTGCCCACCGGCTACTCGTTCAACCTCGACGGCACGATGATCTACCTGACCATGTCGACGATCTTCATCGCCGAGGCCATGGGCGACCCGCTGAACTTCGGCGAGCAGATCAAGTTGCTGCTGTTCATGATGATCGCGTCGAAGGGCGCGGCGGGGGTGACCGGCGCGGGCCTGGCCACGCTGGCCGGTGGCCTGTCGTCACACCGGCCGGAACTGGTCGGCGGCGTCGGTTTCATCGTCGGCATCGACCGGTTCATGTCCGAGGCGCGCGCGTTGACCAACTTCACCGGCAACGCCGTGGCCACCGTGCTGCTCGGTACGTGGACGAAGGAATTCGACCGGGACAAAGCACAACGGGTGCTGTCCGGTGAGGAACCGTTCGACGAATCCACACTGTCCGACGACCACGGCGGGCCGGGCGAGGAAGACAAGGCCGAGACGAAGGACAGCTCGGTCAAGGCCTGAGCAACCGGCAGGGCACTGCAGCGAAGTGCCGGCCACGCCGCCCATCCGCGGTGTGACCGGCACTTCGCCGTTTTGACTGGTCCCACCTCCGGATCAGCAGTTCACCGGCTGCCTCGTCCGCACCTTTTCGGCTGATCTGTGCCGTATTGCGAATGGCGGTAAACGTCACCGACTGGCAGCGGTACCGTGAGGCCCACGACGAGCCAGCGCTGCCGGAGAAACTGATGCGGTTTCGAATACTCGGTCCGTTGCAGGTGTACACCGGCGACCGGTGGTCGGCGATCCGAGCCGCCCAGCCCCGGGCGGTGCTCGCGGTCCTGTTGGCCCGCGCGGGTCACACAGTCAGCGCGGACCGTCTCGTGGACGAGATCTGGGGCGAGCGGCCTCCTCGGACCGCGCACAACACCGTGCAGGGATACGTGATGCGGTTGCGCCGTCTGCTCGGCGCCGACGCCAACGACCTGCTGCTCACCAAGAACCGCGGCTACCAGGTGGCTGTCGCGGCCGAAGAACTGGACGCGGCGGCGTTCAAACGGCTCCTCGAGTCCGGCCAGCGCGACCTGGGCGAGGGCAGGCTGCACGCCGCCGCCGGTGAACTCGCCGCGGCGCTGGCGTTGTGGCAGGGGCCTGCCTTCGCGGACGTGCCCGCTACGTCGATCGTGGCGGCCGAGACTGCCCGGCTCGAGCAATACCGGCTGACGGCGCTGGAAACACGGCTGGACACCGACCTGGCGTTGGGCAGGCACGTCGAGACCGTGGACGAGTTGCACCGCCTCACCACCGAACACCCGCTGCGAGAACGATTACGTGGGTTGCTGATGCTGGCGCTGTACCGCTGCGGCCGTCGCGCCGAGGCGCTCGAGACCTACAGCCAGGGGCGCGCGGAGCTCGTCAAGGAACTCGGCTTGGAGCCCGGCCCGGAACTGCGCAGGCTCGAACAGGACATTCTCGCCGACGATCCGGGCCTGCTGTCCATCGCCGGCACCGCCACGGCCGCAAGCCTGGGCACACCGGCCCAACTGCCTGCCGACGTCGCCGGATTCGTCGGCAGGCAGACGCAGTTGCACCAGCTCGACAAGCTGCTCACCGACCGCGGCACCGCCACGACGGTGCTGATCTCGGCCATCGCCGGAACTGCCGGTGTCGGCAAGACGGCGTTGGCTGTGCACTGGGCGCACCGCGTCCGCGACCGTTTCCCCGACGGCCAGCTGCACGTGGACCTGCGCGGATACAGCACGGGCTCACCGATGCGGCCGATCGAGGCGCTCGCCCGGTTCCTGCGTGCCCTCGGCGTGGCCGCCGACCGGGTTCCGGTCGAAGTCGACGAGGCCGCCGCGCTGTACCGCAGCCTGCTCGCCGACCGGCGCATGATCGTGGTGCTCGACAACGCGTTCCAGCCGGAGCAGGTCCGTCCGCTGATGCCCGGCGCGCCGGGCTGCCTGGTACTGGTGACCAGCCGGAGCGTGCTCGCCGGGCTGGTCGCCACTGACGGCGCGTACGAACTGACGCTCGACGTGCTCACCGCGAAGGAATCCGACGCTCTGCTGCGCGGCCTGCTTGGCACCGAACGCATTGAGGCGCAACCGCGGGCCACGGCGGACTTGGCCGAGTTGTGCGCGCATCTGCCGCTGGCGTTGCGCATCGCGGCGGCGCAACTGCTGGGCCAGCCCAGACTCGCTGTCGCCGGGTACGTCGACCAGCTCCGCTCCGGCGATCGGCTTGACTCGCTGCGGGTAGCCGGAGACGAGCAAACGGCCGTGCTGCCGGCTTTCACCCAGTCGTATTCGGCACTCCCGGACGGCACACGGCGGCTGTTCCGGCTGCTCGGCTCCGTGCCGGGCCCCGGGATCACCGCCGAGGCCTCAGCGGCGCTCGCCGGTATCTCCCGTCAGGACGCGGGTGCGCGGCTGGCGACGCTCGCGGCCGGTCATCTGCTCGAGGAACGCGTCCCCGGCCGGTACGGTTGCCATGACCTGCTTCGCCAGTACGCAAAGGAACGCAGCAGGCACGAGGACACCGAGTCCGAACGCGACAGTGCACTGCGTGCGCTCTACGACTGGTACCTGCACACTGTCGACGAAGCTGCCGCGATGCTCTACCCCGAGATGCAACGGCTGTCTTTGCCGCCGGAACGCGACCAGCCCAGGGCAGCGGGTTTCGACGACCACACCGACGCGTTGGCATGGCTGGACACCGAGCGGGCCAACCTCGTCGCCGTCGTCACACACGCCGCCCAGCACCAGCCGTGGCCGGTCGCGGGACTGATCGCCGAGTCGCTGCGCGGTTACTTCTGGCTTCGGATGTACACAGTGGACTGGCTCGAGGTCGCGTCGGCGGGCCAGTCCATCGCCGAGTCCACCGGCGACCCGAAGGCGGTGACGGCCGCGCTGCTCAGCCTCGCCGACATCAACTTCCGCTGATGGCCGGTGCGGTGCTGGGCAGGGCGGCCGGCACGTCCGCCGCCACCTACGCGAAGAAGTTCGGTGGGCTCCTATGAGGATCGTGGTCGTCGGGGCAGGCTCGATCGGATCACGGCATCTCGGGTGTTGTGAGCAGGAGGCCGGTCCCCGCCGGATATCCCTGGTCGTACAGACCTCCGACGATCTCCCCCGTGGCGTAGAGCCCGTTCATCGGCCTGCCGCCGCCGAGCACCTCGGCGTTCGGACTCCCCGACAGCCCGCCGTAGGTGAAGGTCAGGCCGCACACCACCGGGACGAACAAGTAGGGTGGCGTGCCGACCCCCGGGTGCGCGCGAACCGTTTCGACCAGGTTCCCGACATCGATGAAAAGGCGCCGCGCGCCGTCCTCGATCGAGGCGGCGACAACGGAAGCCGGGTCCTCGAGGTAGCTCTCCGGCAGCAGTCGCGCGTCGAGCACGGCCTTGTCGAAGATCTGGAACGCGACCTTCTCCGGTTGTTCCAGTATCTTCTGGCCCAGCGTGACGTACGTCAGGTTGCCGTGGTCGGCGGCCTCGTCGAAGAACCGGTGCCCCTTCCGGTTGACCACGATCCCCCTGGGATAGGCGTACCGCGCCAACGCGTGCGATTCCCGCATCTGACCGGGCAGCATGTGGTCGGGCAACAGGATGCCCTGCGGGGTGGCGTGGCACTTCGCCCAGTTGCCTGCCTGGTCGGCCCCGATCGCGATGGCCGCCATCAGCGGCACGCCCTTGTTGAAGGGCACTCCGCGCAGTTTCACATTCCGCCAGGGTTCACCGAGGTGGCGCTCGCGCATCCGCTCGTTGCCCTGAAACCCACCCGACGCCAGCACCAAGGCAGCGCACGTCGCGGGAAACGCCGGCCCCGAGCCCTTGACGCGGTACAGCCCGTCGACGGTCACCTCGATGTCGGTCACCGCGCTGTCGTGGAAAACCTTGCCGCCCAACTGCTCGAACTGGCCGAAGTTCCGGTCCTGCAAGCCCTGGCCGCCGCCTTCGAGCACCACGGGCACGTCGCCGGGAAGCGGGTTCCTCCTCGGCTCCCACCGCTGCCCTGACTCGTACATCCAGGTGATCGCGCCGGCCGAACGACCGATGATGGAGGCGATCAGCGCGGTGTCCACCTCGCCGCCGGAGACCCGCAGCCAATCATCGAGGTACTGCTCGTTCGCGTACTCCGACCGCCCGGCCGCCAGTTCTTCGACCAGCCGCGCGTCCGACGTCCGCAGCAGCCTGGCGAGCTGCGCACTGTCCCGCCAGGAAAAGCGCATGCTCTTGGTCAGCGAACTGTTGCCGCCCCTGAGCTGCCCTGGAGCCGCGTCAACGACGGCGACCGCGGTCGCACCGGCCTGCAAAGCAGCTATACCAGCACAAAAACCCGCATTGCCCGCTCCGGCAACAATGACCTGCCACTCATCTCGTCCCGCCGACACCGGCACGGTGGACTCCCCTCAATCGTCGTCCGAGGACGTCGATCCGAAACGTAGGGAGCCGCGATGAGTCACCGCTTAGTTTCCGTTGAGTCGGTCGGTGGCGGACCGGCTAGTGCTTGAGAAACCCGCGCAGTCCGCGCTGACCACGCCACATCATCGCGGCGTGGTTGGCGCGGAACACCGGTCTCGCGACCGGCGCCAGCGCCCGGAGCAAAGGCTTGTTCACGATCACGTCCTGGGTGATCTCCAGCGTCACGGTCCGCCGCCCCGGCACCACCGTCGAGCGGCAGAAACCCTCCAGGTCGCCGGTCATCCCGATCATCATCCGGCCGCGGTCGAGATCCTGCTCGGCCCGGTGCATCCGGAACGTCAGCGCGTACGGCAGCACCGACCGGCAGACCACCTCGGCGGTGTCGTCGTCGATCCGCCCGACGCCGTGGATGTCGGGCCACCACAACGGATACGTCCCCGGGTCGGTGACGACGTCGAACACGTCGCCCGCAGCGGCGCGGACCGTCCACAAGCTACGGAACCGGTAGCGGTTCACGGGTGTGCGGACGCCGCGGCGCAGCGCCTGCCCGGCACCACTCCGCGGCTTCTCGCCGATCCCGGTCAACTCAGAGGCTCACCGGCACGGACACCAGCTTGCGTCCGTCGAAGGTGATCACGTCGACCGACTTCACGTCCTTCGGGTCGACCAGCGCGGGACCGTCCAGCGTCGTGCCCGCGTCCTCGGCCTTCTCGGTCACCAGCCAGCTGCCCGCGACCTTCTGCACGCCGTCCTTGCCCGTGACGATCAGCTGGCACTTCTCCCCCTGCTTGATGCCCGCCACCTTCGCGTGCACCTTCACCCAGCCGGCCAGGGCCTCGACCTTCACGTCCATCTTGGCGCCGGTGGCCGCGTCGGTGGCCGCGAACGGCACCCCCACCGCTTCCTGCACGATCCCCGGGTCGCTGCCGCTGCCCCCG
This window contains:
- a CDS encoding anti-sigma factor family protein, with the translated sequence MSNPHDHSSLGAYALGVLTPREATEVEAHLRSCPDGRREVSDLVNMRAALDSVPPEAFIDGPPPGGDLLLQRTLRRVRAEEGQQPAARPALGRRLAAVAAAVVIVGGALAGGIAIGGSGSDPGIVQEAVGVPFAATDAATGAKMDVKVEALAGWVKVHAKVAGIKQGEKCQLIVTGKDGVQKVAGSWLVTEKAEDAGTTLDGPALVDPKDVKSVDVITFDGRKLVSVPVSL
- a CDS encoding cation:dicarboxylate symporter family transporter, translating into MSTVEGRTRRDRTHLLYIAVIVAVALGIAFGLIWKETAIELKPIGDGFVALIKMMISPIIFCTLVLGVGSIRKAAQVGKVGGLAIGYFIAMSFVALAIGLIVGNILHPGDGLQLTKDVAKLGQAEVKVQEDTTKFILGIIPTTLLSGLTSGDVLETLLVALLVGFALQSLGKKGEPVLRGIAHIQRLVFKVLSMIMWLAPVGAFGAIAAVVGKTGTAALQSLLVIMLGFYITCVLFIAVILAGMLWLVSRVNLFSLMRYLAREYLLIFSTSSSESALPRLIAKMEHVGVSKPVVGITVPTGYSFNLDGTMIYLTMSTIFIAEAMGDPLNFGEQIKLLLFMMIASKGAAGVTGAGLATLAGGLSSHRPELVGGVGFIVGIDRFMSEARALTNFTGNAVATVLLGTWTKEFDRDKAQRVLSGEEPFDESTLSDDHGGPGEEDKAETKDSSVKA
- a CDS encoding AfsR/SARP family transcriptional regulator produces the protein MAVNVTDWQRYREAHDEPALPEKLMRFRILGPLQVYTGDRWSAIRAAQPRAVLAVLLARAGHTVSADRLVDEIWGERPPRTAHNTVQGYVMRLRRLLGADANDLLLTKNRGYQVAVAAEELDAAAFKRLLESGQRDLGEGRLHAAAGELAAALALWQGPAFADVPATSIVAAETARLEQYRLTALETRLDTDLALGRHVETVDELHRLTTEHPLRERLRGLLMLALYRCGRRAEALETYSQGRAELVKELGLEPGPELRRLEQDILADDPGLLSIAGTATAASLGTPAQLPADVAGFVGRQTQLHQLDKLLTDRGTATTVLISAIAGTAGVGKTALAVHWAHRVRDRFPDGQLHVDLRGYSTGSPMRPIEALARFLRALGVAADRVPVEVDEAAALYRSLLADRRMIVVLDNAFQPEQVRPLMPGAPGCLVLVTSRSVLAGLVATDGAYELTLDVLTAKESDALLRGLLGTERIEAQPRATADLAELCAHLPLALRIAAAQLLGQPRLAVAGYVDQLRSGDRLDSLRVAGDEQTAVLPAFTQSYSALPDGTRRLFRLLGSVPGPGITAEASAALAGISRQDAGARLATLAAGHLLEERVPGRYGCHDLLRQYAKERSRHEDTESERDSALRALYDWYLHTVDEAAAMLYPEMQRLSLPPERDQPRAAGFDDHTDALAWLDTERANLVAVVTHAAQHQPWPVAGLIAESLRGYFWLRMYTVDWLEVASAGQSIAESTGDPKAVTAALLSLADINFR
- a CDS encoding FAD-binding protein gives rise to the protein MPVSAGRDEWQVIVAGAGNAGFCAGIAALQAGATAVAVVDAAPGQLRGGNSSLTKSMRFSWRDSAQLARLLRTSDARLVEELAAGRSEYANEQYLDDWLRVSGGEVDTALIASIIGRSAGAITWMYESGQRWEPRRNPLPGDVPVVLEGGGQGLQDRNFGQFEQLGGKVFHDSAVTDIEVTVDGLYRVKGSGPAFPATCAALVLASGGFQGNERMRERHLGEPWRNVKLRGVPFNKGVPLMAAIAIGADQAGNWAKCHATPQGILLPDHMLPGQMRESHALARYAYPRGIVVNRKGHRFFDEAADHGNLTYVTLGQKILEQPEKVAFQIFDKAVLDARLLPESYLEDPASVVAASIEDGARRLFIDVGNLVETVRAHPGVGTPPYLFVPVVCGLTFTYGGLSGSPNAEVLGGGRPMNGLYATGEIVGGLYDQGYPAGTGLLLTTPEMP
- a CDS encoding SRPBCC family protein — protein: MTGIGEKPRSGAGQALRRGVRTPVNRYRFRSLWTVRAAAGDVFDVVTDPGTYPLWWPDIHGVGRIDDDTAEVVCRSVLPYALTFRMHRAEQDLDRGRMMIGMTGDLEGFCRSTVVPGRRTVTLEITQDVIVNKPLLRALAPVARPVFRANHAAMMWRGQRGLRGFLKH